The following are encoded together in the Triticum dicoccoides isolate Atlit2015 ecotype Zavitan chromosome 6B, WEW_v2.0, whole genome shotgun sequence genome:
- the LOC119325969 gene encoding alpha-amylase/trypsin inhibitor-like — translation MASNHRRFLLSGAVLLSVLAAAAALESVEDECQPGVAFPHNALATCHTYVIKRVCHRGPSRPMLVKERCCRELAAVPDYCRCEALRVLMDGVRVEEGHVVEGRLGDSRDCPREAQRAFAATLVTAAECNLPTVSGVGSTFGATGRLMKIELPKY, via the coding sequence ATGGCATCCAACCATCGTCGCTTCCTCCTCTCCGGCGCCGTCTTGCTCTCGGTcctcgccgccgcggccgcccTGGAGAGCGTCGAGGACGAGTGCCAGCCAGGGGTGGCCTTCCCGCACAACGCGTTAGCCACCTGCCACACCTACGTGATCAAACGGGTCTGCCACCGCGGTCCCAGTCGGCCCATGCTGGTGAAGGAGCGGTGTTGCCGGGAGCTGGCGGCCGTCCCGGATTACTGCCGGTGCGAGGCGCTGCGCGTCCTCATGGATGGGGTGCGCGTGGAGGAGGGCCACGTGGTGGAGGGCCGCCTTGGTGACAGTCGTGACTGCCCGAGGGAGGCGCAGAGGGCGTTCGCCGCCACGCTGGTCACGGCGGCGGAATGCAACCTGCCGACCGTCTCGGGAGTCGGTAGTACATTTGGTGCTACCGGCAGATTGATGAAGATTGAATTGCCCAAGTACTGA